The Ptychodera flava strain L36383 chromosome 3 unlocalized genomic scaffold, AS_Pfla_20210202 Scaffold_26__1_contigs__length_13983176_pilon, whole genome shotgun sequence genome segment CACAACATGTGTAAATACCTTTGAGATGCACTTTATCATTGATTGAATAAGGTATGTACTAAAACTGTCCTGACTTCATGCGCCATCAAATTTCGCCCTCGTTCACTGACACACCCTCTTTCTGACATTCGTGACACTGGTCACGTCCAAGATTAATATTTCTTGGCTGGGCTATATCAAGATAACCTGCTTGCTTTGTTGGGATTGCACTTTTTTTATcgaaaattagaaaaaatagTTTGATCCTCTATGACTTTAGATGTGTTATGGAACAGACAGAAGTTAAAAAATACACTGTCGATGTATGTTGTCAAGTCCTATCATTTTGCCactattttattaatttatgcTCTAAAGATCATAtgtaattgtttacatttcactgcaatatttaaatcagtaacaaATTCAGTGAAAACATTGCTTTGGTTCTtcctacaaaaaaaacccaaaaactaTTTTGATGCAGGACTCGGACTGACAATGGGAAGAAATCGTCAAAGCGCAGTAGAAAAAAATCTTCTGCGATTCCAGATGTTTTTCTATGCATTTTTGGAGCTAAATTTATTCCGAATTTTATCACGTTTTATAgcttttttgtgtaaaatcattaaaacacacacagtgaAATAAAAATCCAAGGAGAGCAAGTACcaaaaagcgactgaggaagagaccgcacactggtttcgaaacgtagcgtcaaaggatcacgcTGTCATTTAACAGCCAGGTTAaggctacgtctcgccatggcttatatctacatcAAGAGCCACATAGACACAATCAAACATAAACACAGAGAACGACACAAATAGTATAGGCGATGTGTGGAGCCGCTAACCCATTTCAtctaatgaaaataatatgaatCGAACAGTAAAAATCTTCTCATGTGATCAGTATAGTATACAACAACACCGGAGTAAAatttgacccgagcgcgttcgacagACGCCACAAGTACCTAtcaaccaaaatttgcacggtgaaccccgatttttattcttgattttgaaagagaatggttgaaagatttcgtaaggacattttcagaaaaagttaagctcttcactttcgaggcgcatatcacCTTAAAGAACATTGAAATAAGCTCATATATATTTATTGGCCAACGTCTCAAGCTACATGTAGATATTTGTCAAGCAAATCCAcagggggcagatgaaagtcccctggggtggggaggagggtttttttgtgcaacggtttaccttatttggttttattaattttgactgtgatatttcaaataaagctttcgactccaaactgtctgactgtgttttcaatacctacaattccttatctcctcttcaaccagtgcacataccactgtaattgctgcacaaacattgccaacttgttaatgactgcgcgtatcagcggattagctatttaagtcaacaccacagccgtcacacacgttCCTTATgttaatgcgtgtgggacggctgtggtgttgactcaatcacttaatccgctgataccgacagcggattagcaagttggcaatgttttcggagtaattacagtggtgtatacacaagttggagaggagataaggacttgtcggtaatatataaagcagtcagacggtgtggagttgaaatctttatttgaaataccacagtcaaaattaataaaattacttgtagtaataaagaaagcagtcagacggtttagagttgaactttatttgaaatatcacagtcaaaattaataaaataaaataaggtaaaccgttacacaaaaaccctcctccccaccccaggggactttcatctgccccctgTGGCAAATCCCGAACAATGGGTCATGTTTTGCCATATACATCGCTTGATGTGTTTAACTTTGGCGGTACACACCCGTATGAAAATATTAAGAGTAGACCCGGGGCGGAGGTTGTCTCAATATTATCATACCAGACCATTTAGAAACTCCACATATGGCATAGCAGTCACGGTGGTCCTACTGGGTTAACTCGATATGAAGTCACCTACGTATTGTGTTGCCTATTGTAGTTGTGTATTTCCTCTGAAGATAAAATTTACCTGCTGATAAACCAGGCAATTTCCCTCATATGTGGTAGGCTTACGAATGACTTCGCGTACTCTTCACATAGGAATATgctcaaaaatcttaaacataCGACAATTTTACagcgaaaacggagtcagcgtggactctctgttgtgccgcgcaacaaaTAAACACAGCCACTGACGTATTTTACAGAtaaaacacacagacaatgtAGCAAATGCCACgaaataattttttattgaaaaggcatGTTGATGTTTAATATCAGGACTTATAATAACTTTTTTGAACTTGTTGATTTCATCATGGATGTGTTAGACAAATATATCAATgtcttgaacaacaaaaaactgAAATAGTTAAGCTTAACTTTcaatattataaatgattttatccaATTCAGAAACTGAAGCGAGGGTTTTCCGTCTTTGGGAAAACAATTTAAGCTAAACACGGACAGTGTCTGTGGAAAACACACTAAGGATAGTCTCTGGTGGGTGCGGGGAGGGGCAAAGGAGTCGGTCAGACGGCCAATGACGGTGTGCTCGCTATCGTCGGAATTTCATCTTGACGTTTATAATAGACGTAGGGTGATGAAGGTGGCATCGAATAATAATGCTGGCaacaatctatattgagctgcttGCTgcggtgtttgtttgtttggttcgctgaagctaccacctcAATTGACCAAGGACGTTTGTGTGGATGCAGATGCAGACGTTGATACCGAGCCGTTCAACCTCCTTCTGTAGAGGATTTACCATATTATTGGTTTTATTCTCAACTCATAATGAGGAACTTTTGttacaataacaatacaaattgaatatttttgtttgatttgtgggaTTGATTGAGACGGTGTGCCTTTAATGGCGTTTAGTTTGGGTGTTCTGTCTGAACAATTCGTCAGTGACTGCGTTTACtttgttgcgcggcacaacagagagtccacgctgactccgtttgCGCTGTAAAATTAACAGCTTGAACTCTTGCCAATATTTTCAGGGCGTTTTGTCCAACGAAAAATTATAAGCGtattttcttttattatttAAGCATTCAAAAATACGAATAATTTGACTTGTATTTGACAAAGACATTTTcaatatacaatatatttattgtTAACGTTGTCCATATCAAAGACATGACTTTAAGTAACAATTTGAAGACGCACATTTTCTGTGCACGTACATCTCACATGCAGACACATAAAACCCGCTGATGAAGCAACAATGCAAAACAACCAGTTTGTTATCTTATGGTTAATGAGCCTCTTAGAAACACACTGTAAAACAAAGATCTTAAAGATTAGTTCAACGTTACTTAACATATCTGTATGGAGACAGCAGCTATATACTATAAACATATATCGCCAGATGACACTTAAAGCGACTCAACAACGAAACTATTACAGGTATGAATAGGAAAGCTGGTAGCCATAGGGGCATGCAAGAATATTCCAAATATTGCAAATACTTTCAAATACATTTACTCTAATAAAGAGGTCTAcagttattaaaaatataaaatataatatcaaaatatatcGACGAAAATCGTACATGAATGTTCCAGCACTCATTTAGTTGTTATGCGATTGGTTATGACAGTGTCAGTGATACGATCAATATGGGCATCATGAATTGATAAATAACTTCGATAGCGGATTATGTTTTAATTTagcaaatttcagattttttgcatTAAGCGTATTTGCACAAACTTCAGTACAAAAGTTAATCATTGAATTTCTGTCTTCTCTAATTGATAGTCCTACATATTATTTTCACTGCCAGTGGCTGTTTCGTCATCACCCATGGCGCGAAAGAAGTAGGTCAGCAAAGACGCAGCGGCAACAGCAAGAGGAATAGAGATCCAACCAATGATGATGGAATAACCGAATGAATGACAGACACAATACCTTCCAGGGTACCATTTGTTCGTTTCGACTGCATACACGGTGGTTCCAATCAATACCAGCAACGCTACAATAACatcacaaaacattaaaaaccaTTAACgggcctctctctctctctctctctctctctttctcagaAAGCATAGTAGTTTAACAAGTGTTGCATTAAATATTGCCACATGCTTCGTGACTATGTTATCCGTGCTTATTTGCAGGATGTAACTGGAGACATTGGCACAGGCGCATGCTGTGCGCGACAAGCAATGTGAAGCAACCAAGACGTACACATTCCATTGCAGTCGGAGGGTCTATTTTAGGCTATTTATTTTTCCGTTGGcgattgtattgtattttttgctcattttacaaatatactAACGAAGAAGACGAAATAGGAGAAGACGAGAGAGCGTAAATGTATAGTGATATTAATGATAATATTGATAAGACTCAAAAGCGTATATTGCGCACCTGTTGCGCCGAAAATCAATCCGTTGATTATCCAGAAGCGTGGTGTCAAGCGTTTAAGGAAGGCGTTATCGGTCTTTCCAGTGACTTTGCCAATCAGTGCTGCCAAAGCTATTAGCCATGATGTCCCGGCAACTATGACTGCAGTCAACATAAGACCCCGGGCAGCTCTAGCGTGACCTGCATAGAGAGAAATCAGAACATATTAAAGACAAAGGTGCATCACAGCTACAGCAGAACTGTATTGTAAAATTGGGAAATAAACCCTATCATAATTGAACTCATATTAGATAGACCTGAGTATAGAccgaaagatccgtcgctcgagggtgCTCTCGAGGCTCTCAGAGGAGAACGTAGAGAACGCCCTCGAGT includes the following:
- the LOC139125964 gene encoding uncharacterized protein — protein: MGHARAARGLMLTAVIVAGTSWLIALAALIGKVTGKTDNAFLKRLTPRFWIINGLIFGATALLVLIGTTVYAVETNKWYPGRYCVCHSFGYSIIIGWISIPLAVAAASLLTYFFRAMGDDETATGSENNM